Part of the Micropterus dolomieu isolate WLL.071019.BEF.003 ecotype Adirondacks unplaced genomic scaffold, ASM2129224v1 contig_8836, whole genome shotgun sequence genome is shown below.
ccNNNNNNNNNNNNNNNNNNNNCCCCCCCCAGTCCACCCACATTAAGACATCTGGCAAAACATCTAACAAAACGCTTTGAGGGCAGGGCGGTTAGATGTGCGCCTACCTGTCCGCAGGTTGAAGGAGAGCCGGGATTCAACAAGATATGGGGTATCGCTCTTGGAGCGGAGTCTCCTTATCGGTCTGCggtctgtgctgctgtctggaGTGGTCGCCATCAATTTGAACCAGTGTCCAGGGATGACTGCTGGCCGACTGGGGCAGACGCAGAACCACGGCCACTCACACACTGAGAGGTAGCTGTTGATGGGGAGGAGGGAGTTCACACacaccgagagagagagagggagagagagagagagagagagagagagaggcgttgGTGGGAAATCTGGCATGGATACACGATGatcaaaaaatgtataaaaatggcAAAGtattgggggtgggggggctatAACCGGCTAAAATAAAGCTcctacatataaataaaatgtagcctatatCGTCAACAGTCTTTCATAAATATAATAGCCTATAGGCTAGGCTAGTGATGTACGACCTACAGcagcttatatatatattttatttttctaattcaAAAATAGCTTGTCCAAATATAGCATTGTCCGTATTGTTGTACAGGTTTTAGCTAAGCCTAGATCTAGCCCAGTAATTTGTAGGAAAGTAGCCTAATACAACGAATAGGCTAGCTTTCACATTGCTACAATATATCCTGCACACAAGTGACACAATTACCTATAGCACACTACAGCGACATAATACTGCATGGTATAGGCTACTAAAGGCAAGCAAACAATTCCAATTGAATATAGCCTATATAAGACGAGATATAGTTTAACACTTAAATGTAAAGGTAATGGTGAGAACCACAGAGGAGATAAAATGAAGTGGCAGATTTTGAGAAGAAGTAGCCTGTCGTTTCATTTGATGTGTGATAGTCCCTGAAATATTTTGCTGCTTCAGTTGAGTTAACTTTTTGCAACTAGGCAGCttacaacataaacataaacacagcaaaATTCGACGATATATGACCTCAGTGGGGTAGCATGAAGTGTTGCTGTGTCTCTGACTTGAGCAGGAGAATGAATGAATCATACTGAATGAAGCAGACTTACGGCAGTCTACCACCAGATGGTGCTCCTAAACTACACATTTTTGTCTTCTCGTCACCTCAGTTTGGTTTATGAGCATTTCTTTGGAGCGCGATTTACGACAGTGTGGCACGTTTACGGCTTCTCGTGATAATTGTGGTGATAGAGGTAAACAAGCAAACTCGACGTATCTTTCTGCTTCGACAGTGGGAATTATCACAAAGCTAAGTAAGTACGATACCACTACTAAGgcaatgtattttaaatacgCATGTATCCGCTGATATCACAGAAGTTAGCTTTTACACATGTTGTAATGGATGTGCACGTTAGTTCCTGCCTAACGTTATGTGACAGAGAGCACGACAAGACTTCATCATCAGCAAACTTGGTTAACGACGTTACAAGCATTGCTGTGTTAACGTAAGTTAGTGGGTTACATCTGCGTGTGAAGGACTCTTCAGCTGAGGTTAACAACTTGTACTGTCAAGAGATTTTACTATTGGAAATAAAGCGGCTGGTTTGTCCAAGATAAGCAACAAACAGAGTGCAGTTTAGCTGTAACGTTAACTTGTGCTAATATGCAGAATGTCCTAACGTACAGCTCTTTGACTCGTTAATTATAATCTTTTATACATTGGGCTGGGCAGGCTGTTAAACCTGCCTCGACACATTTGGCTGTAGGTTTGTTCAGGCTTGTAGGCAGTATTAGGCGATTTAAGGGGTGATAAGGAGGATGTCATATAACGTTATGGGATTAGAAGAGAAGATATTCACTAAAAAAACGTCAAGATACGTAATTCCTAAATGCATAAATAGCTGTGGAATGATGTGTGTCCTGTAGTGTCATCCCTCTGTTAAATATTAACAGATCGACTACTGCTTCTTGTAGGGCGCACCcaattgtctgttttttattgattatttgtttttgaattaTACCGCTTAAAAGCCACTGTTTACGTTTGCTGCCAACCATATTctttttcagatttattttatgCACATTCCTTCCTCAGCTCCCTCAGTTTTGTCCACATTACTACATTTAAGAGTATCACTGCTTTGATTGTACAACCACATCAGATGCATTCTTGCAGCCAtatcttgtgtttattttgataTGTCGGTAAATATGCCATATATAAAGGAagaactactttatgtacacaTTTGCTATACACAGGCTCACTTCTACTGGATATTCTACTTAAACTTACCTTAAAGTGTTCTAACCTTttttcacatactgtataacagtATATAGAACACACATATAATGTGCATTTTCCTACACTTCATTGCAGCTATTAGTGAAATGCTCATGAGTATGTTCTTTATGGCTGCACTATTACACCATATGCAGATATTGTACATTGCTTTTGCATGATGTATGCATATGCCCCGAATGTAGCGTGACATGTAGTATCTTTGGAAACTTTAATTATAAtcgtaataataattttacttaaCTTTACAAAGTGCTTTGACAGACAAAGTGAAAGCTGGATACTCAGAAGGTAGTATAACAACAGATGCCAAACAAAGCAAGACAAGGTTAAAGTAAAACTTTGGGATCACTGTTAGGATTTGTAGCAACGTTCTGTGGGTTTAAACAATGCTGCGCTGCACAACATGAGTCTGTAAAGAAGACCTACATTTGACTCCAGTAGAGTTCAGGTTAAAGGATGATTTGTCATCTTCATATTCAGTATAGATAAGTCATAATGCATGGAATATATACAGAGGAAATGTGCACATCTTCACAGCAGCTAGTTTGTGTGAATAAAGATAAGAGTTAAAAGTGGGACTTTCTAATCGTTTCTTTTCATTTCgtgtgcttttacttttttatgtaTCCATCTGTTCTTCAGTAACAAAAGTGACAATGCTCCTCCAAAATCGAGCTGTGTTTGCACTTGGTCTTCGCATGTGCTCCACTCATGTGATGAGAGGACCTTTGATGGACACAGCAAGGCCCAGCTCAGGTAAAATGACAGCTGTGTCAGGTCAATATTGGTCCTTCATTAAACATTGGACGTCAGCCAGTCAGGTCATCCTTTCTGACAACACCGTATAAGAAAATGATTCTGCAAATTAGtgaaatttaatgttttaagtaACACTACTATGTAGTAGTAGACTACATGCTATGTTAATGAACCAGTGTGTAATGATTACTTATGTGTAAATTTGCATACTGACTTCTTTCTCAAATCAATTCTTCCTGACACCACTAATGCAAAGTATGTGTCACCAAAGGACACCAAAAACACTACAGTGTATGACTCAAATATTGTAATAATACTAACTGCAACACTCCACCGTCCTCTCCCCAGACTTGGCATTAGTGGATATGTTGTTGGGAGGACAACACAAAATTTTAAATTGTTACTGAATATTAGGACAAGATGTTGGAAATGATCAGCTTGAGAACAAAAGCATTGAGTTGTCAAACATATCTGCTTGTGAGTTGTCTTCCCTTGTTTGAtagtaataaatatattattgaatggtttttttaaaaaagtatagacACTTAAAAAAGCACTTGAAAATATgttgcatttcctttttttccccctccagaCATGTCTGAATTCCGTGCACTCTTTTCAAAAGCCAAACACATAGCTATCATCACAGGCGCAGGTGTGAGTGCAGAGAGTGGAGTACCGACCTTCAGGGGAGAAAATGAGAAGTGGAGGAAGTGGCAGTCTCAGGTAATTtcttaaaaagcaaaacacacacgtgtacatggctgtatttttttatttaagtcaaAGATTTATGTCTGATCCAATTTCCAGCTGTGGTTCAGAGTTGTTGCTGTGAAGTGGgtgtattttatgtttacatAATACATCTTCACAGCTCAGCGGATTTATCCAGGCAGCAACAGCCGGTAAAGAGAGAAATGGTGTTTGTTGCATAATCTGGATTCTTTGTTGTGGGCTGCACGAAGATTTACCTCCAGGAAAGAATCAAAAATGGTCTTTCATACGACAAATTTATAATCTCCCTCCCGAATTGAGGTGTTTAAACTTAATCTATGATGCCTTTCATTATCTTTTCTAATCCTCGCTTCTTAATACTGCACTTTTGAATCCTTTTTAATACTTGAGTTTTGACCTATAACACACATACATTGATGCATCCCCAGGACCTGGCAACCCCAGAGGCCTTCTCTCGCAACCCGTCTCGCGTCTGGGAGTTCTACCATTACAGAAGGGAGCTGGCTTTGAGCAAGAAGCCCAGTGTCGCACATCTGGCTATAGCAGAGTGTGAGGCCCGACTGAGAAAGCAGGGACGCTCCGTGGTGGTCATCACCCAGTGCATAGACGACCTCCACCGACAGGCCGGGTCCAAACATGTGCTCAAGATTCATGGTGAGAGTTGGACTACaaatttttaaaggaaaaatctACCCTAAAATAGAACCGAGTGTATTTTTGAATTTGAACAAGTTGCCATCTAGAGGCAAAAATGCATAGGGAGGTTTCATTTCTTTGTGGGAATTAAAAAAAGTACATTGTGACTAAAATCCTGAAGCTGCTCCATAGTCAGTGATTACTAGAAACTATGACAGAGCCACATATATCCCAAGCTTTTACTTGGATATGGAAACATTTTGTAATTCATAGTTGgtctttcaaacaaacatcctaGAGAGTCCACAGAGTGAGTCACTAATTTAATGTCAGTACATCAACTCCAAAAAAAGTGTCCTGTGATGATATATTTCTCTAAATTCCTCTAATTCTCTTATCTCTCGTTTCCATTTTAAGGCAACAGTTTTTTGTGGCTTTTCTGTTTCCGGGTGGATTATGGCAAAAAAAGATTATAAAGCATTTGACTCGTTTCTTTGCTAAACTTATGTTTTAATTGACCTGGATGAGTCGGGGCGCAAAACTATCATTGTCAAGTAATTCTGTCATGAGGGAGATGTTTTCTGTGACTCCAGCGGGCCTAAATGACAAACGGCTGTGTTTTCCATGTGTAACTACAGGCAGTCTGATGGAGACT
Proteins encoded:
- the LOC123965193 gene encoding NAD-dependent protein deacylase sirtuin-5, mitochondrial-like codes for the protein MSISLERDLRQCGTFTASRDNCGDRGKQANSTYLSASTVGIITKLITKVTMLLQNRAVFALGLRMCSTHVMRGPLMDTARPSSDMSEFRALFSKAKHIAIITGAGVSAESGVPTFRGENEKWRKWQSQDLATPEAFSRNPSRVWEFYHYRRELALSKKPSVAHLAIAECEARLRKQGRSVVVITQCIDDLHRQAGSKHVLKIHGSLMETRCVSCGHVTTNKQSPICAALKDKGAPDPDVADAQIPVDKLPRCDESDCHGLLRPNVVFFGETLDSHMLTKVEKEMEICDLCLVVGTSSIVYPAAMFGPQIASRGIPVAEFNIQTTPKTGYFTHHFQGPCGTTLPPALARHESEVI